From a single Erpetoichthys calabaricus chromosome 1, fErpCal1.3, whole genome shotgun sequence genomic region:
- the prx gene encoding neuroblast differentiation-associated protein AHNAK isoform X1 produces MAMPMEITVVQETLKKSELMEVVVETEAEAGARGFSVSGGGAQGIFVKEVLKDSPAAKALSLREGDQLLSARVYFDNVKYEDALKILQCAEPYKVSFLLKRNVPSADISTSSGSASLEVKGPKAKMPKLSVKSIAPLRKKKKKAKAGSRLSAEVTLPASGKFKREASPAKFELSPVDVEFAFPKFPKLKGVSKTTTEGDISLKSPEIQASVARRKKKKIRLPRMRVKDAAAARAVVDVDLKSPEGKVELGTPETKVKTKEKSTKFGISFPKTKKPKVDAGLSCLEASKGISPPGIKLKPPEVEFDFSLPTGKADSKTAKGEVSKEDVKIKTPKVELDFGLPSGKAEAKISHPDINVKDTMKEGIKFKAPKLDLDISLPKGKVEDTIAMPEAEVKSKDGFKFKPPKLDLDLSLPAGSVDSTEGDLDKDGRLRMPQVKIPKIGVSLPSAEFEGDTSKDRYKRDSYGKEDKHKAGLKMPSIDIDAPSLNIEIGLPTSKADSEGDVKFHPSEGSTGAGLKAPDVEIKMPKMTLPKFSGAEGEIKAPKTDVHRGKMEIEGPDFKLKGPKIKMPSFGVTLPTKTRDKSQAEHEHMIHEDGETGKIKLPTVKMPSIDISVPVPDVDLHLPKGKTSGPEAGIDKKIHHSQEELDIKMKMPKISIPKFSMFGKLETPSADVNVSPPKVDVKSPKADLTLRDIEVEGPSAKGANITMPKIDISLPKIKSPDMDLNMPELDIEGPSIKGPKISMPTVDISLPKMKHPEGHLDFEGPSVKGPNISMPTVDISLPKMKHPEGHLDIEGPSVKGPKISMPTVDISVPKMKHPEADLDIEGPSVKGPKISMPTVDISVPKIKHPEVDLNIEGPSVKGPKIAMPTVDISLPKIKHPEADLDIEGPSVKGPKIAMPTVDISLPKMKHPEAHLDIEGPSVKGPKIAMPTVDISVPKMKHPEVDLNIEGPSVKGPKISMPKFDISLPKMKHPEADLDIEGPSVKGPKIAMPTVDISLPKMKHPEAGLDIDDLSVKGPKISMPKFDISLPKMKHPETDLDIEGPSVKGPKIAMPTVDISLPKMKHPEADLDIEGPSVKGPKIAMPTVDISLPKMKHPEADLDIEGPSVKGPKISMPKFDISLPKMKHPEADLNIEGPSVKGPKISMPKFDISLPKMKHPEADLNIEGPSVKGPKIAMPTVDISLPKMKHPEADLNIEGPSLKGPKISMPTVDISLPKMQHPEADLDIKGPSLKGPKISMPTVNISLPKMKHPEVDLDIQDPSLKGPKITMPEVDISLPKMKHPEVDLNAEGPSVKGPKIVMPTVDISLPTIKPSDTELDIEGPSLKGPKIGIPKVDISLPKRKSAEIGVSVPEGDTNLSMPSMKIPTIDINMPKIDLDLSISKTMEGASMELPESTTGRNFEGPDIHLKMPKISLPTFGVKDNAEAECKGDVKLPKAKVDKKASEFEGSKPKLPTIKVPGLDISVPEVPDVDINIKAPKSKSDYTVEGDISGKQHDFNIKGPNVKIEMPKLPKFKKDKSNVEVQPPHVDIESGDAKMKGLKIKMPKFGLSFPKGKLKEGEVDVSGQMKASGKMPEGKIKFPKEKHSMEMPDVNTDTTDGKIKLPSVALPSVDISAPKMDIDFSLPKGKRGDKEQVGLLKGEDERLSSGASFDVPDVSLKIPKFTLPKFAGKVKTDNVELDSKHLKADIQPSPAKVDIEGKFPSVEFDVDGKPKEKDMKIKMPKMKIPTFGITKKDEDVTVITPDVDTKIKKGKVQMKSPTIELEGPEGKVKSPKIKFPKFKISSPKTKLPDAEVKIGTEKGVKEGVQTPDVTIDMPKISMPKFGTKDGKMNVDVSVPEEGKLKMPSLEISLPTVSHKEGEVLLPKAEVDVSEADIKGYEGDLKIPKMPSLDISAPKFELDISLPKVKDDSALDPKLDIKAKKEGDLDGTDWKLKMPQVDLPKFGHKEKNINLELDIPAGKADAKIAKPEISISKASVDVPDFEMQGAEGRIKMPKIKMPKVDISLPKGDGVTESEDKITRPEFEDPAADGKIKLPSFGKLSAPTVKAPELDFELSLRKPKHETEIEGNWKGRKGAETDLGVTSEKSEYYIKMPKMKMPELSISGPQIKGSDLEIDVGLSKLDTGKEKIKGDLPKIQGSPGVTIKAPKIKAPKVDADVKAPEADIEGTSGKFKMKIPKFGLSTTKDEGEVNVDLQQETKFKVPDVGFSVTKDGDHSTNIDLSLPKDSKVKGPKKEGKLEVDLPSVELDIPEGGIKVPKLKIPKIGVMTSKEMLEGEVAFVSDSEEAEEKAKKHHFKFPNVEISSSKPKGYAEVDVKTSGRDMDLEGQTDGLKLKMPKITVPSVGFSDSKDQHYSTELITPDSDADIKIPKIDIKVPKIDINIPKVEIKAPAVNVKAPEEESLEMDEEHKSKVKLPEFGIALPSVTRLETETSDVKLKVKGPQIKVKNAEAISKSPQSDGDAEGPKMPKVKKAVFAFPRFNGADASLSHSQGEVNLGAGETKTRVPKIKMKPTFGKLRSKTKGAEVNGDAEEIDGEEDEKHKTGKMKIPKVTLAVSAKTSDGAGYHVNGQSDPASTNASQQDKSKFGKMKIPKIEFSSPYSKGAVDEGEAEMNMKLVKEEEASMSNGDSKGLKFKSPKITFSGFKKKTGKEEIEKPVSSSARTEMACLESGDKPISQSPKPKVSIGLFSSKSRGEYTVEQRTNGQEAQEESGKHHLEGRGDKSPKFKLPKFSLSPKSKGVLVITPESSPKASQRSSQQKEGEESSSGFKIQMPRVGFKSRQDEHTSEERIIMDDEDESVIIVSKTSKHTITESVTEKSTTI; encoded by the exons GAGATCAGCTGCTTAGTGCCAGGGTGTACTTTGACAATGTCAAATATGAAGATGCCCTGAAGATTCTTCAGTGTGCTGAGCCATACAAAGTATCGTTCCTGCTGAAGCGCAACGTTCCCAGCGCAGACATCAGCACCTCGTCAGGCTCAGCCAGCCTGGAAGTCAAAGGTCCCAAAGCCAAGATGCCAAAACTG AGTGTTAAAAGCATTGCTCctttgagaaagaaaaagaagaaagccaAGGCCGGTTCAAGGTTAAGTGCAGAAGTAACTCTTCCTGCATCAGGCAAATTCAAGAGGGAGGCCTCACCAGCTAAGTTCGAGCTGAGTCCAGTGGATGTGGAATTTGCCTTCCCAAAATTTCCAAAGCTGAAAGGTGTGAGCAAGACAACCACGGAAGGCGATATTAGCCTCAAAAGTCCAGAGATACAAGCTAGCGTTGCAAGacggaagaaaaagaaaatcagattaCCTAGAATGAGAGTAAAagatgcagcagcagcaagagctgtggtggatgtggatctaaaatcACCAGAAGGGAAGGTAGAACTGGGTACCCCAGAAACTAAAgtcaaaactaaagaaaaatccacaaaattTGGAATTTCTTTTCCAAAAACTAAGAAACCAAAAGTTGATGCAGGACTTTCATGCTTAGAGGCAAGCAAAGGGATAAGTCCACCTGGAATCAAATTAAAGCCTCCAGAAGTAGAGTTTGACTTTAGCCTCCCAACTGGAAAAGCAGATTCTAAGACTGCTAAAGGGGAGGTGAGTAAGGAAGATGTCAAAATCAAGACGCCTAAAGTGGAGCTTGATTTTGGTTTGCCCTCAGGCAAAGCTGAAGCCAAAATATCCCACCCAGATATTAATGTTAAGGACACAATGAAAGAAGGCATTAAATTTAAAGCACCAAAACTTGATCTGGATATCAGTTTACCAAAAGGAAAGGTAGAGGATACAATAGCTATGCCAGAGGCTGAGGTGAAAAGTAAAGATGGTTTTAAATTTAAGCCGCCTAAATTGGATCTTGATCTTAGTCTGCCTGCAGGGAGTGTTGACTCAACTGAAGGAGACCTAGATAAGGATGGAAGGCTCAGAATGCCTCAAGTGAAGATTCCAAAAATAGGGGTTTCCTTACCATCTGCTGAATTTGAGGGTGACACTTCCAAAGACAGATACAAAAGAGATTCTTACGGCAAGGAAGACAAGCATAAAGCTGGACTAAAGATGCCGTCTATTGACATTGATGCGCCATCATTAAACATTGAAATTGGCTTGCCAACATCTAAAGCAGACAGTGAAGGAGATGTGAAATTTCATCCATCTGAGGGTAGTACAGGAGCTGGTTTGAAGGCTCCTGATGTTGAAATAAAAATGCCAAAGATGACACTTCCAAAATTTAGTGGAGCTGAGGGAGAAATTAAAGCTCCAAAGACAGACGTGCATCGTGGTAAAATGGAAATAGAAGGTCCAGATTTTAAACTAAAGGGGCCCAAAATAAAGATGCCATCATTTGGTGTTACCTTACCTACAAAGACAAGAGATAAATCTCAGGCAGAACATGAGCACATGATTCATGAAGATGGTGAAACAGGAAAAATTAAGTTACCAACTGTCAAAATGCCTTCCATTGATATCTCGGTGCCAGTTCCAGATGTGGACTTGCATCTTCCTAAAGGAAAGACAAGTGGACCAGAAGCTGGCATAGATAAAAAAATTCATCACAGCCAGGAAGAGTtggatataaaaatgaaaatgccaaAAATATCCATTCCAAAGTTCTCCATGTTTGGCAAGTTAGAAACACCATCAGCTGATGTAAATGTTTCCCCTCCTAAAGTAGATGTTAAATCTCCAAAAGCGGATCTGACTCTCAGAGACATTGAAGTTGAGGGGCCTTCTGCTAAAGGAGCTAATATAACAATGCCAAAAATTGATATTTCTCTACCCAAAATAAAGTCACCGGATATGGATCTGAACATGCCTGAACTAGATATAGAGGGTCCTTCCATAAAGGGGCCTAAGATATCCATGCCAACAGTTGACATTTCTCTTCCCAAAATGAAACATCCAGAAGGACACTTGGATTTTGAAGGTCCTTCGGTAAAGGGGCCTAATATATCAATGCCAACAGTTGACATTTCTCTTCCCAAAATGAAACATCCAGAAGGACACTTGGATATTGAAGGTCCTTCTGTAAAGGGGCCTAAGATATCAATGCCAACAGTTGACATTTCTGTACCAAAAATGAAACACCCAGAGGCAGATCTGGATATTGAAG GTCCTTCTGTAAAGGGGCCTAAGATATCAATGCCAACAGTAGACATTTCTGTACCAAAAATAAAACATCCAGAAGTAGATCTGAATATTGAAGGTCCTTCTGTAAAGGGCCCAAAGATAGCGATGCCAACAGTTGACATTTCCTTACCAAAAATTAAACATCCAGAAGCAGATCTGGATATTGAAGGTCCTTCTGTAAAAGGCCCAAAGATAGCCATGCCAACAGTTGACATTTCCTTACCAAAAATGAAACACCCAGAGGCACATCTGGATATTGAAGGTCCTTCTGTAAAGGGCCCTAAGATAGCCATGCCAACAGTTGACATTTCTGTACCAAAAATGAAACATCCAGAAGTAGACCTGAATATTGAAGGTCCTTCTGTTAAGGGTCCTAAGATATCAATGCCAAAATTTGACATTTCCTTACCAAAAATGAAACACCCAGAGGCAGATCTGGATATCGAAGGTCCTTCTGTAAAGGGTCCTAAGATAGCCATGCCAACAGTTGACATTTCCTTACCAAAAATGAAACACCCAGAGGCAGGTCTGGATATTGATGATCTATCTGTAAAAGGCCCTAAAATATCCATGCCAAAATTTGATATTTCCTTACCAAAAATGAAACACCCAGAAACAGATCTGGATATTGAAGGTCCTTCTGTAAAGGGGCCAAAGATAGCCATGCCAACAGTTGACATTTCCTTACCAAAAATGAAACACCCAGAGGCAGATCTGGATATTGAAGGTCCTTCTGTAAAGGGTCCTAAGATAGCCATGCCAACAGTTGACATATCCTTACCAAAAATGAAACACCCAGAGGCAGATCTGGATATTGAAGGTCCTTCTGTAAAGGGTCCTAAGATATCAATGCCAAAATTTGACATTTCATTACCAAAAATGAAACACCCAGAGGCAGATCTGAATATTGAAG GTCCTTCTGTAAAGGGTCCTAAGATATCAATGCCAAAATTTGACATTTCATTACCAAAAATGAAACACCCAGAGGCAGATCTGAATATTGAAGGTCCTTCTGTAAAGGGCCCTAAGATAGCCATGCCAACAGTTGACATTTCCCTTCCCAAAATGAAACATCCGGAAGCAGATCTGAATATTGAAGGTCCTTCTCTAAAGGGGCCTAAGATATCAATGCCAACAGTTGATATTTCCTTACCAAAGATGCAACATCCAGAGGCAGACCTGGATATCAAAGGTCCTTCACTAAAAGGTCCTAAGATATCAATGCCAACAGTTAATATTTCCCTTCCCAAAATGAAACACCCCGAAGTAGATCTGGATATACAAGATCCTTCACTAAAAGGGCCTAAGATAACCATGCCAGAAGTTGACATTTCCCTACCCAAAATGAAACACCCTGAAGTAGACCTGAATGCTGAGGGTCCTTCTGTAAAGGGGCCTAAGATAGTGATGCCAACAGTTGACATTTCCCTTCCAACAATAAAGCCTTCAGACACAGAACTAGATATTGAGGGACCTTCTTTAAAAGGACCCAAAATAGGCATTCCAAAAGTTGACATCTCCCTTCCAAAACGAAAGTCAGCTGAAATAGGTGTGTCAGTGCCTGAAGGAGACACCAATCTCAGCATGCCATCAATGAAAATTCCAACCATTGACATCAACATGCCTAAAATAGATCTTGATTTAagtatttcaaagaccatggaaGGTGCAAGCATGGAGTTGCCTGAATCTACTACTGGTAGAAACTTCGAAGGACCTGACATCCATCTCAAAATGCCTAAAATTTCTTTGCCAACATTTGGAGTCAAAGATAATGCTGAAGCAGAGTGTAAAGGTGATGTGAAACTCCCAAAAGCAAAAGTTGATAAGAAGGCTTCTGAGTTTGAAGGTAGTAAACCAAAGCTACCTACAATTAAGGTTCCTGGACTTGATATCTCTGTACCAGAAGTGCCTGATGTGGATATCAATATTAAAGCACCAAAGAGTAAGAGTGATTATACTGTTGAAGGAGACATCAGTGGAAAACAACATGATTTCAACATCAAGGGTCCCAATGTTAAGATTGAAATGCCTAAACTTCCAAAATTCAAGAAGGATAAAAGTAATGTGGAAGTTCAACCACCTCATGTTGATATTGAAAGCGGTGATGCCAAAATGAAAGGACTTAAAATTAAGATGCCCAAATTtggcctttcctttcccaagggTAAACTAAAAGAAGGTGAAGTTGACGTTTCAGGACAGATGAAGGCCAGTGGGAAGATGCCAGAAGGGAAGATTAAATTCCCAAAAGAAAAGCATTCAATGGAAATGCCTGATGTGAATACAGATACCACCGATGGAAAGATAAAGCTTCCATCAGTGGCATTGCCGTCTGTTGATATCTCAGCTCCAAAGATGGACATTGACTTCAGCTTACCTAAAGGTAAAAGGGGTGACAAGGAGCAAGTAGGGCTGTTAAAGGGAGAAGATGAGAGACTTTCTTCTGGAGCCAGTTTTGATGTCCCAGATGTATCGCTGAAAATACCCAAGTTTACACTCCCGAAATTTGCgggcaaagtaaaaacagataatgTTGAACTGGACAGCAAGCATCTCAAAGCTGATATACAGCCTAGCCCTGCAAAGGTAGATATAGAAGGCAAATTTCCTTCAGTAGAATTTGATGTTGATGGCAAACCGAAAGAAAAAGATATGAAGATAAAAATGCCTAAAATGAAAATTCCTACTTTTGGTATTACAAAGAAGGATGAGGATGTAACTGTGATCACCCCAGATGTTGATACaaagattaaaaaaggaaaagtgcAAATGAAAAGCCCCACTATTGAACTTGAAGGCCCAGAGGGGAAAGTTAAATCACCAAAAATCAAATTCCCCAAATTTAAAATTTCATCACCAAAGACAAAACTGCCTGATGCCGAGGTTAAGATTGGTACTGAGAAAGGAGTTAAAGAGGGTGTTCAAACTCCAGATGTAACGATTGACATGCCTAAGATTTCAATGCCAAAATTTGGAACCAAAGATGGAAAAATGAATGTTGATGTCAGTGTACCTGAGGAAGGAAAACTTAAAATGCCATCTCTTGAAATTTCCCTCCCTACAGTTTCACATAAAGAGGGTGAGGTGCTGCTGCCAAAGGCAGAGGTTGATGTATCTGAAGCAGACATTAAAGGATATGAAGGTGATCTTAAAATCCCTAAAATGCCAAGTCTTGACATCTCTGCCCCCAAGTTTGAACTTGATATAAGTTTGCCTAAAGTTAAAGATGACTCTGCCTTAGATCCTAAGCTAGATATTAAAGCCAAGAAAGAAGGTGATCTTGATGGAACTGATTGGAAATTAAAAATGCCTCAAGTCGACTTACCTAAATTTGGCCACAAAGAAAAGAATATCAATCTGGAGCTTGACATTCCTGCAGGTAAAGCTGATGCTAAAATTGCTAAGCCTGAAATTTCCATATCAAAAGCAAGCGTAGATGTTCCTGACTTTGAAATGCAAGGCGCGGAAGGCAGGATTAAGATGCCAAAAATTAAAATGCCTAAAGTGGATATTTCTTTGCCCAAGGGGGATGGTGTTACAGAGAGTGAAGATAAGATTACAAGACCTGAGTTTGAAGATCCTGCTGCGGACGGCAAGATAAAGTTGCCTTCATTTGGAAAACTCTCCGCTCCTACGGTAAAAGCACCTGAACTGGACTTTGAACTCAGCTTGAGAAAACCTAAACATGAAACAGAAATAGAAGGTAACTGGAAAGGGAGAAAGGGGGCTGAAACTGACTTGGGTGTTACTTCAGAAAAATCAGAGTATTATATCAAGATGCCCAAAATGAAAATGCCAGAACTATCCATTTCTGGTCCACAGATCAAAGGTAGTGATCTTGAAATTGATGTGGGACTGTCAAAGTTGGACACCGGAAAAGAGAAGATTAAGGGGGACTTACCCAAAATACAAGGAAGTCCAGGTGTCACAATTAAGGCCCCAAAGATCAAAGCCCCAAAAGTAGATGCAGATGTGAAGGCACCAGAGGCTGATATTGAAGGAACAAGtggaaaatttaaaatgaaaattccaAAGTTTGGTTTATCCACAACAAAAGATGAGGGTGAAGTTAATGTAGACTTGCAGCAGGAGACCAAGTTTAAGGTTCCAGATGTGGGATTTAGTGTGACAAAAGATGGAGACCACAGCACCAATATTGACCTTTCCCTTCCTAAGGACAGTAAAGTCAAAGGTCCTAAAAAGGAAGGTAAGCTTGAAGTTGATTTGCCATCTGTCGAACTGGACATCCCAGAAGGTGGTATCAAGGTGCCCAAATTAAAGATTCCTAAAATTGGCGTGATGACATCCAAAGAGATGTTAGAAGGAGAAGTTGCTTTTGTGTCAGActcagaagaagcagaagaaaaagCAAAGAAGCATCATTTCAAATTTCCCAATGTAGAAATTTCAAGCTCTAAACCTAAAGGGTATGCAGAAGTAGATGTCAAAACTTCTGGGAGAGATATGGACCTTGAAGGGCAAACAGATGGACTAAAGTTAAAAATGCCCAAAATCACAGTACCCTCTGTCGGTTTTTCAGATTCAAAAGACCAGCACTATTCAACAGAACTGATCACCCCAGATTCTGATGCAGACATCAAAATTCCAAAAATTGACATTAAGGTTCCAAAAATTGACATTAATATTCCAAAGGTCGAAATTAAAGCCCCGGCCGTCAATGTAAAGGCCCCAGAAGAGGAATCATTGGAGATGGATGAGGAACATAAGTCCAAAGTTAAACTACCAGAGTTTGGAATTGCACTTCCTTCTGTCACACGGTTAGAAACTGAAACATCAGACGTAAAGTTAAAAGTCAAAGGACcacaaatcaaagttaaaaatgcTGAAGCGATTTCCAAATCACCACAGTCTGATGGGGATGCTGAAGGGCCAAAGATGCCAAAAGTaaaaaaagctgtttttgctTTTCCAAGGTTTAATGGGGCAGATGCGTCATTGAGTCATTCTCAAGGAGAAGTGAATCTGGGGGCTGGAGAAACTAAAACCAGAGTtcccaaaatcaaaatgaaacccACCTTTGGAAAGTTGCGTTCCAAAACAAAAGGGGCAGAAGTGAATGGGGATGCAGAAGAAATAGATGGAGAGGAAGACGAAAAacataaaactggaaaaatgaagaTTCCAAAAGTCACACTTGCAGTCTCTGCGAAGACAAGTGATGGGGCGGGATATCATGTGAATGGACAAAGTGACCCTGCTTCAACGAATGCATCTCAGCAAGACAAGAGTAAATTTGGGAAGATGAAGATTCCCAAAATTGAATTTTCCTCACCCTATTCCAAGGGGGCAGTAGATGAAGGGGAGGCTGAAATGAACATGAAGCTGGTCAAGGAAGAGGAAGCATCAATGTCAAATGGAGACAGTAAGGGCTTAAAATTTAAATCtccaaaaatcacattttcaggctttaaaaagaaaactggcAAAGAAGAGATTGAAAAGCCAGTGTCTTCCAGTGCCAGGACTGAAATGGCCTGTCTAGAATCTGGGGATAAACCCATCTCACAGTCTCCCAAGCCCAAAGTTTCCATAGGTTTGTTTTCCAGCAAATCCAGAGGAGAATACACTGTGGAACAAAGAACCAATGGTCAGGAGGCCCAAGAAGAAAGTGGCAAACATCATCTGGAAGGTAGAGGAGACAAGTCCCCCAAGTTTAAGCTCCCGAAATTCTCCCTCAGCCCCAAATCAAAAGGGGTCCTGGTGATAACCCCTGAGAGTTCCCCAAAGGCAAGCCAACGTTCCTCACAACAAAAGGAAGGGGAAGAATCATCTTCTGGTTTTAAAATCCAGATGCCAAGGGTGGGATTTAAGTCCCGTCAAGACGAGCACACATCGGAGGAGCGGATAATCATGGATGATGAGGATGAAAGTGTGATCATCGTGTCTAAGACATCTAAACACACAATAACAGAATCAGTGACTGAAAAATCCACCACCATTTAA